One Chloroflexota bacterium DNA segment encodes these proteins:
- a CDS encoding IS1595 family transposase, giving the protein MAKKAPGKHYRKGISLLDLYEMFPSDETAEQWFVSERWPDGLRCAYCEGERVAAKGNHPTMPYHCSDCRKFFSVKTVTVMQSSKIGYRKWALAMYLMTTSVKGTSSMKLHRDINVTQKTAWHMAHRIRRAWDSEIEPFTGTTEIDETYVGGKERNKHASKKLNAGRGPVGKTPVIGAKERESNKIAASSIHGTDNETLEGFVNEKVKAGSKVITDDHGGYRGLGNVEHETVRHSAKEYVREQIHTNGIESFWSMLKRGYVGTYHHMSVKHLDRYVTEFAGRHNDRPSNTIDQMRHMVQNMQGKRLRYQDLIA; this is encoded by the coding sequence ATGGCGAAGAAAGCACCTGGCAAACACTACCGCAAGGGTATCTCCCTACTCGATCTGTACGAGATGTTCCCCAGTGATGAAACCGCCGAACAGTGGTTTGTCAGCGAGCGATGGCCGGACGGACTGCGCTGCGCCTACTGCGAAGGCGAGCGCGTGGCAGCTAAGGGCAATCATCCTACCATGCCTTACCATTGCTCCGATTGCCGCAAGTTCTTCTCAGTCAAGACCGTCACGGTGATGCAGTCCAGCAAAATTGGCTATCGCAAGTGGGCGCTCGCCATGTACCTCATGACTACCAGCGTCAAGGGCACGTCCAGCATGAAGCTACACCGCGATATCAACGTGACGCAAAAGACCGCTTGGCACATGGCCCACAGAATCCGCAGGGCGTGGGACAGCGAGATTGAGCCGTTCACCGGAACCACAGAGATTGACGAAACGTACGTAGGCGGCAAGGAACGCAACAAGCACGCATCCAAGAAGCTGAACGCGGGGCGCGGTCCGGTAGGCAAAACGCCGGTGATTGGTGCCAAAGAGCGGGAATCCAACAAAATCGCGGCAAGCTCAATTCATGGCACGGACAACGAAACGCTAGAGGGTTTCGTCAATGAGAAGGTGAAAGCTGGCTCAAAAGTCATTACCGACGATCACGGCGGCTATCGGGGACTGGGCAATGTAGAGCACGAGACTGTCCGGCATTCCGCAAAAGAGTACGTGCGTGAGCAAATTCACACCAATGGGATTGAGTCGTTCTGGTCAATGCTCAAGCGCGGTTACGTGGGAACATACCACCACATGAGCGTGAAGCACCTAGACCGCTACGTGACCGAGTTTGCAGGCCGCCACAATGACCGACCGTCGAACACGATAGACCAAATGCGCCACATGGTGCAGAATATGCAGGGCAAGAGACTTCGCTACCAGGACTTGATTGCGTAG
- a CDS encoding HTH domain-containing protein: protein MLTKRSLDRALRSIEKNLEAQICKNEEDLRIVRGMIRINEEREDAVKKASSFADEVSDVVHTILEQESPLHRSEILKRVESYGLHVGGSKPANNLGTYLSRDTRFVNVGKGMWALEESKPTANPESNGHEEVDLAAIGLVS from the coding sequence ATGTTGACCAAGCGATCGCTTGACAGAGCATTGCGCTCTATCGAGAAAAACCTAGAAGCGCAGATTTGCAAGAACGAAGAAGACTTACGAATCGTGCGCGGCATGATACGCATCAATGAAGAGCGCGAGGATGCTGTCAAAAAGGCATCCTCGTTTGCCGACGAGGTTTCAGATGTCGTGCACACGATCTTGGAGCAAGAAAGCCCTTTGCATCGTAGCGAGATTCTGAAGCGAGTTGAGTCTTATGGTTTGCACGTTGGTGGGTCCAAGCCCGCAAACAACTTGGGAACCTACCTTAGCCGGGATACCCGCTTTGTGAATGTAGGCAAGGGTATGTGGGCACTGGAGGAGTCTAAGCCTACCGCAAACCCTGAGAGTAATGGCCATGAGGAGGTAGACCTTGCAGCTATTGGTCTAGTGTCCTAG
- a CDS encoding extracellular solute-binding protein: protein MNTSTLISGITRRKMLGGFAVGAGAVLAAACGGATTTMMEDEAPKEEMEEKQAEAAPAPPEEVNILYLTYTRPARNEAEQALYGGFQEANPGINLDIKIVDGGGTGVRQNIPILFAAGTPVDLFENTWGTWLQFVDGDLIAPLSPLMARDGIDPYEAFIAEGVDFVSNQGVTWGFPASMSVDTWAYNKNIFDEAGVPYPPSDPDDPSWTMEAYIDAMEKLTKGTEQFGMRRGYTGFNTFGIGDGTFFGGLAWDAENNKATMNNDHYVQGINFWIDIVDKFRVMPTADEHTAIVGGRSGHPFFTTGAFGISVMFVVPPEAKEAAFDWGIGALAYTGEPPNHSGRHYTHAAFAGNTDHIDQTWEVMKWFLAGENGLTYLEVTGHVVTPMLHLFDKAKTHWEAKYDGKVDGTTYFLEATHTPQSGHGMLKYSNFYDIRDVLQPVYNSVRAREASIEEFLPFAEKTINEDLKVE from the coding sequence ATGAACACTAGCACCTTGATTAGTGGCATCACCCGCCGCAAGATGCTTGGTGGCTTTGCCGTCGGGGCCGGTGCTGTGCTCGCCGCTGCGTGCGGTGGCGCGACGACGACCATGATGGAAGACGAAGCGCCCAAGGAAGAGATGGAAGAGAAGCAGGCCGAGGCGGCGCCAGCGCCTCCCGAAGAGGTCAATATCCTCTACCTCACCTATACGCGTCCGGCCCGCAACGAGGCCGAGCAGGCGCTGTATGGCGGGTTCCAGGAAGCCAACCCCGGCATCAACCTGGACATCAAGATCGTGGATGGCGGCGGCACCGGCGTGCGCCAGAACATCCCGATTCTCTTCGCCGCCGGCACGCCCGTGGATCTCTTTGAGAATACCTGGGGCACCTGGCTGCAGTTCGTGGATGGTGATCTGATCGCTCCGCTGTCCCCGCTGATGGCGCGCGATGGCATCGATCCCTATGAGGCGTTCATCGCCGAAGGCGTGGACTTCGTCTCAAACCAGGGCGTGACGTGGGGTTTCCCCGCCAGCATGTCCGTGGACACGTGGGCCTACAACAAGAACATCTTTGATGAGGCAGGCGTGCCGTATCCGCCGTCCGATCCGGACGACCCGAGCTGGACGATGGAAGCGTACATCGACGCTATGGAGAAGCTCACCAAGGGTACCGAGCAGTTCGGTATGCGCCGCGGTTACACCGGTTTCAACACCTTTGGCATCGGTGACGGCACCTTCTTCGGCGGCCTGGCCTGGGACGCCGAGAACAACAAGGCGACCATGAACAATGATCACTACGTCCAGGGCATCAACTTCTGGATCGACATTGTGGACAAGTTCCGTGTGATGCCGACTGCCGATGAGCATACCGCGATCGTTGGCGGCAGGAGCGGTCACCCGTTCTTCACCACCGGCGCTTTTGGTATCTCCGTGATGTTCGTGGTACCGCCGGAAGCCAAAGAAGCTGCATTCGACTGGGGCATTGGCGCGTTGGCGTACACGGGCGAGCCGCCGAACCATTCCGGCCGCCACTACACGCACGCGGCCTTCGCGGGCAACACCGATCACATCGACCAGACGTGGGAAGTGATGAAGTGGTTCTTGGCTGGCGAGAACGGCCTCACCTATCTCGAGGTGACCGGCCACGTGGTAACGCCTATGCTGCACCTCTTCGACAAGGCCAAGACACACTGGGAAGCCAAGTACGACGGCAAGGTGGACGGCACCACGTACTTCCTGGAGGCAACGCACACGCCGCAGTCCGGTCACGGTATGTTGAAGTACTCCAACTTCTACGATATCCGCGACGTGCTGCAGCCGGTCTATAACAGCGTGCGCGCACGCGAGGCTTCGATCGAGGAATTCCTGCCTTTCGCAGAGAAGACCATCAACGAGGACCTCAAAGTCGAGTAG